The Brachyhypopomus gauderio isolate BG-103 chromosome 12, BGAUD_0.2, whole genome shotgun sequence genome window below encodes:
- the scube2 gene encoding signal peptide, CUB and EGF-like domain-containing protein 2 isoform X5, translated as MGAVCITRDLCLFLLLLNPRQSAALLLQTPDADQCASGSDACHIDAICQNTQTSYKCTCKSGFKGDGKQCEDIDECDAQHNGGCVHECNNIPGNYRCTCYDGFRLARDGHNCLDVNECLFNNGGCQHLCVNTMGSYECTCKGGFFLSDNQHTCIHRSVEGLSCMNKAHGCAHICRETPKGGVSCECRPGFELAEDQHGCTLTCNHGNGGCQHVCEDTEQGPACRCHGRYALQGDGRSCSERDEAGGTTSDPNTTSLAEVDKRVKRRLLMETCAVNNGGCDSTCKDTSTGVRCSCPVGFSLQPDGKTCEDIDECEFHNGGCEQFCRNTVGSYECSCRKGFKLLTDERSCQDIDECYFEGTCDHTCVNSPGKFECVCKKGYSLYGLTHCGDINECSVNNGGCGHTCENTVGSFVCHCPAGTTLHWNKKDCVADGCDPACVRRRSEKRLKKTIRTLRKSIGREQFRVHLSGSEYGLARKPTRPAQTAVHCGTGRVLLDKKCVSCSAGTYHDLEQGRCVPCPAGTYQEEEGQVSCVVCPSLKGRSVPRPAGGRSLAECGGQCSPGHFSHDGFVPCRPCPRGTYQPEKGRTACFPCGGALVTKHEAAASFQACETKVQCSPGHYYNTTTHRCIRCPLATYQVEFGQNYCMACPGDTTTDFDGSTNVTQCKNRRCGGELGEYTGYIESPNYPGDYPANVECTWTINPPPKRRILMVVPEVFLPVEDDCGDYLVMRKSSLPNSVTTYETCQTYERPIAFTSRSKKLWIQFRSNEGNSRKGFRVPYVTYDEDYQELIEDIVRDGRLYASENHQEILKDKKLMKCLFDVLAHPQNFFNYTAQESREMFPKSFIRFLRSKVLRFLRP; from the exons ATGGGAGCTGTTTGTATTACGAGGgacttgtgtttgtttttgctctTGTTAAATCCCCGCCAGAGCGCCGCGCTGCTGCTGCAAACTCCCG atGCGGACCAGTGCGCGTCTGGGAGCGATGCTTGTCACATTGACGCCATTTGTCAAAACACTCAAACGTCCTACAAGTGCACGTGTAAATCTGGGTTTAAAGGCGACGGTAAACAGTGTGAAG ACATTGATGAATGCGATGCGCAACACAATGGTGGTTGTGTGCACGAGTGCAACAACATACCTGGGAACTACCGCTGCACCTGCTATGATGGCTTCCGTTTAGCACGCGACGGACACAACTGTCTTG ATGTGAATGAGTGTCTCTTCAACAATGGTGGCTGTCAGCACCTGTGTGTCAACACCATGGGCAGCTACGAGTGCACGTGCAAGGGCGGCTTCTTCCTCAGTGACAATCAGCACACGTGCATCCATCGCTCCGTGG AAGGCCTGAGCTGTATGAACAAGGCGCACGGCTGTGCCCACATCTGCAGGGAGACGCCCAAAGGGGGCGTGTCCTGCGAGTGCCGGCCAGGTTTTGAGCTGGCGGAGGACCAGCACGGCTGCACAC TGACCTGTAACCACGGCAACGGGGGCTGCCAGCACGTGTGTGAGGATACGGAGCAGGGGCCAGCGTGCAGGTGTCACGGCAGGTACGCCCTGCAGGGCGACGGACGCTCCTGCTCAG AGAGAGATGAAGCGGGTGGCACCACGTCCGACCCAAACACCACGTCTCTCGCCGAGGTGGACAAACGGGTCAAACGCCGACTGCTTATGG AGACGTGTGCGGTGAACAACGGAGGTTGCGACAGCACCTGTAAGGACACGAGCACAGGTGTTCGCTGCAGTTGCCCGGTGGGGTTCTCCCTCCAGCCAGATGGCAAAACCTGTGAAG ACATCGACGAGTGTGAGTTCCACAATGGCGGCTGTGAGCAGTTCTGCAGGAATACGGTGGGCAGCTACGAATGCAGCTGTCGCAAGGGCTTCAAGCTGCTGACGGATGAACGCTCCTGCCAGG ACATTGATGAGTGCTACTTTGAGGGCACTTGTGACCACACCTGTGTGAACTCACCGGGgaagtttgagtgtgtgtgtaagaagggCTACTCTCTCTATGGACTTACACACTGTGGAG ACATTAACGAGTGCAGTGTGAACAATGGTGGGTGTGGCCACACCTGTGAGAACACCGTGGGGAGTTTTGTGTGCCACTGTCCTGCTGGGACCACGTTGCACTGGAATAAGAAGGACTGTGTGG CAGACGGCTGTGACCCGGCTTGTGTGAGACGTCGCTCTGAGAAGCGCCTGAAGAAGACCATCCGGACTCTTCGCAAGTCCATCGGCAGGGAGCAGTTCCGTGTTCACCTCTCGGGCTCCGAGTACGGGCTGGCCAGGAAGCCGACCCGGCCCGCACAAACAGCGGTTCACTGCGGTACAGGACGAGTGTTGCTCGACAAGAAGTGTG TAAGCTGCTCGGCCGGGACGTACCACGACTTGGAGCAGGGGAGGTGTGTCCCGTGTCCTGCCGGAACTTACCAAGAAGAGGAAGGGCAGGTGTCGTGCGTGGTGTGTCCCAGCCTGAAGGGCAGGAGCGTCCCGAGGCCCGCAGGGGGGCGGAGTCTGGCCGAGTGTGGAG GGCAGTGTTCTCCTGGGCACTTCTCTCACGATGGCTTTGTGCCGTGTCGGCCGTGCCCCCGAGGCACCTACCAGCCTGAGAAGGGCCGCACCGCCTGCTTCCCCTGCGGGGGGGCTCTGGTAACGAAGCATGAAGCTGCAGCCTCGTTCCAGGCCTGTGAGACTAAAG tgcagtgttctccggggcactactacaacaccaccacccaccgctGCATCCGCTGCCCGCTGGCAACCTACCAGGTGGAGTTTGGTCAGAACTACTGCATGGCCTGTCCTGGAGACACCACTACCGACTTTGATGGGTCCACCAACGTCACACAGTGCAAAA ACAGGCGCTGTGGTGGTGAGCTGGGAGAATACACGGGGTACATCGAGTCCCCCAATTACCCGGGCGACTACCCGGCCAACGTGGAGTGTACCTGGACAATCAACCCGCCGCCAAAACGCAGGATCCTCATGGTGGTGCCGGAGGTCTTCCTCCCTGTGGAAGACGACTGTGGCGACTACCTGGTCATGCGCAAGAGCT CTCTGCCCAATTCGGTGACCACATACGAGACGTGTCAGACGTACGAGAGGCCAATTGCCTTCACATCACGCTCCAAGAAACTATGGATCCAGTTCAGGTCCAACGAGGGCAACAGCAGGAAAGGGTTCAGAGTGCCGTACGTAACGTACGATG AGGACTATCAGGAGCTTATAGAAGACATCGTTAGGGATGGGAGATTGTACGCCTCGGAAAATCACCAGGAAATCCTAAAG GACAAGAAGCTGATGAAGTGTCTCTTTGATGTCCTCGCCCATCCACAAAACTTCTTCAACTACACTGCACAGGAGTCCCGAGAAATGTTTCCAAAATCATTTATTAGATTCCTACGCTCAAAAGTGCTGAGATTTTTGCGTCCTTAA
- the scube2 gene encoding signal peptide, CUB and EGF-like domain-containing protein 2 isoform X4 — MGAVCITRDLCLFLLLLNPRQSAALLLQTPDADQCASGSDACHIDAICQNTQTSYKCTCKSGFKGDGKQCEDIDECDAQHNGGCVHECNNIPGNYRCTCYDGFRLARDGHNCLDVNECLFNNGGCQHLCVNTMGSYECTCKGGFFLSDNQHTCIHRSVEGLSCMNKAHGCAHICRETPKGGVSCECRPGFELAEDQHGCTLTCNHGNGGCQHVCEDTEQGPACRCHGRYALQGDGRSCSERDEAGGTTSDPNTTSLAEVDKRVKRRLLMETCAVNNGGCDSTCKDTSTGVRCSCPVGFSLQPDGKTCEDIDECEFHNGGCEQFCRNTVGSYECSCRKGFKLLTDERSCQDIDECYFEGTCDHTCVNSPGKFECVCKKGYSLYGLTHCGDINECSVNNGGCGHTCENTVGSFVCHCPAGTTLHWNKKDCVEADGYPTVAPGVRPTLSCGGRGGAEHCHLTCQSQLSSSSGTEDSYTVICGTPPRGLGLGQWNESWSQCAGSDASCTHRIKVAATFKSGQGKCSVTPNQGALTRTISTTLADGRATEDVQFNFIRLQCVSSGRRAHGRSGRRVGEDEGSSIMAQFVLDLNLEELTADGCDPACVRRRSEKRLKKTIRTLRKSIGREQFRVHLSGSEYGLARKPTRPAQTAVHCGTGRVLLDKKCGQCSPGHFSHDGFVPCRPCPRGTYQPEKGRTACFPCGGALVTKHEAAASFQACETKVQCSPGHYYNTTTHRCIRCPLATYQVEFGQNYCMACPGDTTTDFDGSTNVTQCKNRRCGGELGEYTGYIESPNYPGDYPANVECTWTINPPPKRRILMVVPEVFLPVEDDCGDYLVMRKSSLPNSVTTYETCQTYERPIAFTSRSKKLWIQFRSNEGNSRKGFRVPYVTYDEDYQELIEDIVRDGRLYASENHQEILKDKKLMKCLFDVLAHPQNFFNYTAQESREMFPKSFIRFLRSKVLRFLRP; from the exons ATGGGAGCTGTTTGTATTACGAGGgacttgtgtttgtttttgctctTGTTAAATCCCCGCCAGAGCGCCGCGCTGCTGCTGCAAACTCCCG atGCGGACCAGTGCGCGTCTGGGAGCGATGCTTGTCACATTGACGCCATTTGTCAAAACACTCAAACGTCCTACAAGTGCACGTGTAAATCTGGGTTTAAAGGCGACGGTAAACAGTGTGAAG ACATTGATGAATGCGATGCGCAACACAATGGTGGTTGTGTGCACGAGTGCAACAACATACCTGGGAACTACCGCTGCACCTGCTATGATGGCTTCCGTTTAGCACGCGACGGACACAACTGTCTTG ATGTGAATGAGTGTCTCTTCAACAATGGTGGCTGTCAGCACCTGTGTGTCAACACCATGGGCAGCTACGAGTGCACGTGCAAGGGCGGCTTCTTCCTCAGTGACAATCAGCACACGTGCATCCATCGCTCCGTGG AAGGCCTGAGCTGTATGAACAAGGCGCACGGCTGTGCCCACATCTGCAGGGAGACGCCCAAAGGGGGCGTGTCCTGCGAGTGCCGGCCAGGTTTTGAGCTGGCGGAGGACCAGCACGGCTGCACAC TGACCTGTAACCACGGCAACGGGGGCTGCCAGCACGTGTGTGAGGATACGGAGCAGGGGCCAGCGTGCAGGTGTCACGGCAGGTACGCCCTGCAGGGCGACGGACGCTCCTGCTCAG AGAGAGATGAAGCGGGTGGCACCACGTCCGACCCAAACACCACGTCTCTCGCCGAGGTGGACAAACGGGTCAAACGCCGACTGCTTATGG AGACGTGTGCGGTGAACAACGGAGGTTGCGACAGCACCTGTAAGGACACGAGCACAGGTGTTCGCTGCAGTTGCCCGGTGGGGTTCTCCCTCCAGCCAGATGGCAAAACCTGTGAAG ACATCGACGAGTGTGAGTTCCACAATGGCGGCTGTGAGCAGTTCTGCAGGAATACGGTGGGCAGCTACGAATGCAGCTGTCGCAAGGGCTTCAAGCTGCTGACGGATGAACGCTCCTGCCAGG ACATTGATGAGTGCTACTTTGAGGGCACTTGTGACCACACCTGTGTGAACTCACCGGGgaagtttgagtgtgtgtgtaagaagggCTACTCTCTCTATGGACTTACACACTGTGGAG ACATTAACGAGTGCAGTGTGAACAATGGTGGGTGTGGCCACACCTGTGAGAACACCGTGGGGAGTTTTGTGTGCCACTGTCCTGCTGGGACCACGTTGCACTGGAATAAGAAGGACTGTGTGG AAGCAGACGGCTATCCCACCGTGGCACCCGGGGTCAGGCCCACGCTGAGCTGCGGCGGGCGTGGAGGGGCGGAGCACTGTCACCTCACCTGCCAATCGCAGTTGAGCAGCAGCAGCG gcactgAGGACTCTTACACAGTGATCTGTGGAACGCCCCCACGGGGTCTGGGCTTGGGACAGTGGAATGAAAGCTGGTCTCAGTGTGCGG GTTCAGACGCTTCCTGCACACACAGGATTAAAGTGGCAGCCACCTTTAAGTCTGGCCAGGGGAAGTGCAGTGTGACTCCGAACCAGGGGGCGCTCACGCGTACCATCAGCACCACACTGGCAG ACGGCAGAGCGACGGAGGATGTCCAGTTTAATTTCATCAGGCTGCAGTGCGTCTCTTCCGGACGTCGGGCTCACGGTCGTTCCGGGCGTCGGGTGGGTGAGGATGAGGGCTCCTCTATCATGGCCCAGTTTGTGCTGGACCTGAACCTGGAGGAGCTGACAG CAGACGGCTGTGACCCGGCTTGTGTGAGACGTCGCTCTGAGAAGCGCCTGAAGAAGACCATCCGGACTCTTCGCAAGTCCATCGGCAGGGAGCAGTTCCGTGTTCACCTCTCGGGCTCCGAGTACGGGCTGGCCAGGAAGCCGACCCGGCCCGCACAAACAGCGGTTCACTGCGGTACAGGACGAGTGTTGCTCGACAAGAAGTGTG GGCAGTGTTCTCCTGGGCACTTCTCTCACGATGGCTTTGTGCCGTGTCGGCCGTGCCCCCGAGGCACCTACCAGCCTGAGAAGGGCCGCACCGCCTGCTTCCCCTGCGGGGGGGCTCTGGTAACGAAGCATGAAGCTGCAGCCTCGTTCCAGGCCTGTGAGACTAAAG tgcagtgttctccggggcactactacaacaccaccacccaccgctGCATCCGCTGCCCGCTGGCAACCTACCAGGTGGAGTTTGGTCAGAACTACTGCATGGCCTGTCCTGGAGACACCACTACCGACTTTGATGGGTCCACCAACGTCACACAGTGCAAAA ACAGGCGCTGTGGTGGTGAGCTGGGAGAATACACGGGGTACATCGAGTCCCCCAATTACCCGGGCGACTACCCGGCCAACGTGGAGTGTACCTGGACAATCAACCCGCCGCCAAAACGCAGGATCCTCATGGTGGTGCCGGAGGTCTTCCTCCCTGTGGAAGACGACTGTGGCGACTACCTGGTCATGCGCAAGAGCT CTCTGCCCAATTCGGTGACCACATACGAGACGTGTCAGACGTACGAGAGGCCAATTGCCTTCACATCACGCTCCAAGAAACTATGGATCCAGTTCAGGTCCAACGAGGGCAACAGCAGGAAAGGGTTCAGAGTGCCGTACGTAACGTACGATG AGGACTATCAGGAGCTTATAGAAGACATCGTTAGGGATGGGAGATTGTACGCCTCGGAAAATCACCAGGAAATCCTAAAG GACAAGAAGCTGATGAAGTGTCTCTTTGATGTCCTCGCCCATCCACAAAACTTCTTCAACTACACTGCACAGGAGTCCCGAGAAATGTTTCCAAAATCATTTATTAGATTCCTACGCTCAAAAGTGCTGAGATTTTTGCGTCCTTAA
- the scube2 gene encoding signal peptide, CUB and EGF-like domain-containing protein 2 isoform X3, protein MGAVCITRDLCLFLLLLNPRQSAALLLQTPDADQCASGSDACHIDAICQNTQTSYKCTCKSGFKGDGKQCEDIDECDAQHNGGCVHECNNIPGNYRCTCYDGFRLARDGHNCLDVNECLFNNGGCQHLCVNTMGSYECTCKGGFFLSDNQHTCIHRSVGLSCMNKAHGCAHICRETPKGGVSCECRPGFELAEDQHGCTLTCNHGNGGCQHVCEDTEQGPACRCHGRYALQGDGRSCSERDEAGGTTSDPNTTSLAEVDKRVKRRLLMETCAVNNGGCDSTCKDTSTGVRCSCPVGFSLQPDGKTCEDIDECEFHNGGCEQFCRNTVGSYECSCRKGFKLLTDERSCQDIDECYFEGTCDHTCVNSPGKFECVCKKGYSLYGLTHCGDINECSVNNGGCGHTCENTVGSFVCHCPAGTTLHWNKKDCVEADGYPTVAPGVRPTLSCGGRGGAEHCHLTCQSQLSSSSGTEDSYTVICGTPPRGLGLGQWNESWSQCAGSDASCTHRIKVAATFKSGQGKCSVTPNQGALTRTISTTLADGRATEDVQFNFIRLQCVSSGRRAHGRSGRRVGEDEGSSIMAQFVLDLNLEELTADGCDPACVRRRSEKRLKKTIRTLRKSIGREQFRVHLSGSEYGLARKPTRPAQTAVHCGTGRVLLDKKCVSCSAGTYHDLEQGRCVPCPAGTYQEEEGQVSCVVCPSLKGRSVPRPAGGRSLAECGGQCSPGHFSHDGFVPCRPCPRGTYQPEKGRTACFPCGGALVTKHEAAASFQACETKVQCSPGHYYNTTTHRCIRCPLATYQVEFGQNYCMACPGDTTTDFDGSTNVTQCKNRRCGGELGEYTGYIESPNYPGDYPANVECTWTINPPPKRRILMVVPEVFLPVEDDCGDYLVMRKSSLPNSVTTYETCQTYERPIAFTSRSKKLWIQFRSNEGNSRKGFRVPYVTYDEDYQELIEDIVRDGRLYASENHQEILKDKKLMKCLFDVLAHPQNFFNYTAQESREMFPKSFIRFLRSKVLRFLRP, encoded by the exons ATGGGAGCTGTTTGTATTACGAGGgacttgtgtttgtttttgctctTGTTAAATCCCCGCCAGAGCGCCGCGCTGCTGCTGCAAACTCCCG atGCGGACCAGTGCGCGTCTGGGAGCGATGCTTGTCACATTGACGCCATTTGTCAAAACACTCAAACGTCCTACAAGTGCACGTGTAAATCTGGGTTTAAAGGCGACGGTAAACAGTGTGAAG ACATTGATGAATGCGATGCGCAACACAATGGTGGTTGTGTGCACGAGTGCAACAACATACCTGGGAACTACCGCTGCACCTGCTATGATGGCTTCCGTTTAGCACGCGACGGACACAACTGTCTTG ATGTGAATGAGTGTCTCTTCAACAATGGTGGCTGTCAGCACCTGTGTGTCAACACCATGGGCAGCTACGAGTGCACGTGCAAGGGCGGCTTCTTCCTCAGTGACAATCAGCACACGTGCATCCATCGCTCCGTGG GCCTGAGCTGTATGAACAAGGCGCACGGCTGTGCCCACATCTGCAGGGAGACGCCCAAAGGGGGCGTGTCCTGCGAGTGCCGGCCAGGTTTTGAGCTGGCGGAGGACCAGCACGGCTGCACAC TGACCTGTAACCACGGCAACGGGGGCTGCCAGCACGTGTGTGAGGATACGGAGCAGGGGCCAGCGTGCAGGTGTCACGGCAGGTACGCCCTGCAGGGCGACGGACGCTCCTGCTCAG AGAGAGATGAAGCGGGTGGCACCACGTCCGACCCAAACACCACGTCTCTCGCCGAGGTGGACAAACGGGTCAAACGCCGACTGCTTATGG AGACGTGTGCGGTGAACAACGGAGGTTGCGACAGCACCTGTAAGGACACGAGCACAGGTGTTCGCTGCAGTTGCCCGGTGGGGTTCTCCCTCCAGCCAGATGGCAAAACCTGTGAAG ACATCGACGAGTGTGAGTTCCACAATGGCGGCTGTGAGCAGTTCTGCAGGAATACGGTGGGCAGCTACGAATGCAGCTGTCGCAAGGGCTTCAAGCTGCTGACGGATGAACGCTCCTGCCAGG ACATTGATGAGTGCTACTTTGAGGGCACTTGTGACCACACCTGTGTGAACTCACCGGGgaagtttgagtgtgtgtgtaagaagggCTACTCTCTCTATGGACTTACACACTGTGGAG ACATTAACGAGTGCAGTGTGAACAATGGTGGGTGTGGCCACACCTGTGAGAACACCGTGGGGAGTTTTGTGTGCCACTGTCCTGCTGGGACCACGTTGCACTGGAATAAGAAGGACTGTGTGG AAGCAGACGGCTATCCCACCGTGGCACCCGGGGTCAGGCCCACGCTGAGCTGCGGCGGGCGTGGAGGGGCGGAGCACTGTCACCTCACCTGCCAATCGCAGTTGAGCAGCAGCAGCG gcactgAGGACTCTTACACAGTGATCTGTGGAACGCCCCCACGGGGTCTGGGCTTGGGACAGTGGAATGAAAGCTGGTCTCAGTGTGCGG GTTCAGACGCTTCCTGCACACACAGGATTAAAGTGGCAGCCACCTTTAAGTCTGGCCAGGGGAAGTGCAGTGTGACTCCGAACCAGGGGGCGCTCACGCGTACCATCAGCACCACACTGGCAG ACGGCAGAGCGACGGAGGATGTCCAGTTTAATTTCATCAGGCTGCAGTGCGTCTCTTCCGGACGTCGGGCTCACGGTCGTTCCGGGCGTCGGGTGGGTGAGGATGAGGGCTCCTCTATCATGGCCCAGTTTGTGCTGGACCTGAACCTGGAGGAGCTGACAG CAGACGGCTGTGACCCGGCTTGTGTGAGACGTCGCTCTGAGAAGCGCCTGAAGAAGACCATCCGGACTCTTCGCAAGTCCATCGGCAGGGAGCAGTTCCGTGTTCACCTCTCGGGCTCCGAGTACGGGCTGGCCAGGAAGCCGACCCGGCCCGCACAAACAGCGGTTCACTGCGGTACAGGACGAGTGTTGCTCGACAAGAAGTGTG TAAGCTGCTCGGCCGGGACGTACCACGACTTGGAGCAGGGGAGGTGTGTCCCGTGTCCTGCCGGAACTTACCAAGAAGAGGAAGGGCAGGTGTCGTGCGTGGTGTGTCCCAGCCTGAAGGGCAGGAGCGTCCCGAGGCCCGCAGGGGGGCGGAGTCTGGCCGAGTGTGGAG GGCAGTGTTCTCCTGGGCACTTCTCTCACGATGGCTTTGTGCCGTGTCGGCCGTGCCCCCGAGGCACCTACCAGCCTGAGAAGGGCCGCACCGCCTGCTTCCCCTGCGGGGGGGCTCTGGTAACGAAGCATGAAGCTGCAGCCTCGTTCCAGGCCTGTGAGACTAAAG tgcagtgttctccggggcactactacaacaccaccacccaccgctGCATCCGCTGCCCGCTGGCAACCTACCAGGTGGAGTTTGGTCAGAACTACTGCATGGCCTGTCCTGGAGACACCACTACCGACTTTGATGGGTCCACCAACGTCACACAGTGCAAAA ACAGGCGCTGTGGTGGTGAGCTGGGAGAATACACGGGGTACATCGAGTCCCCCAATTACCCGGGCGACTACCCGGCCAACGTGGAGTGTACCTGGACAATCAACCCGCCGCCAAAACGCAGGATCCTCATGGTGGTGCCGGAGGTCTTCCTCCCTGTGGAAGACGACTGTGGCGACTACCTGGTCATGCGCAAGAGCT CTCTGCCCAATTCGGTGACCACATACGAGACGTGTCAGACGTACGAGAGGCCAATTGCCTTCACATCACGCTCCAAGAAACTATGGATCCAGTTCAGGTCCAACGAGGGCAACAGCAGGAAAGGGTTCAGAGTGCCGTACGTAACGTACGATG AGGACTATCAGGAGCTTATAGAAGACATCGTTAGGGATGGGAGATTGTACGCCTCGGAAAATCACCAGGAAATCCTAAAG GACAAGAAGCTGATGAAGTGTCTCTTTGATGTCCTCGCCCATCCACAAAACTTCTTCAACTACACTGCACAGGAGTCCCGAGAAATGTTTCCAAAATCATTTATTAGATTCCTACGCTCAAAAGTGCTGAGATTTTTGCGTCCTTAA